Part of the Vagococcus teuberi genome, ATTACTTAAAACATATAAATATATTGGTAAAAAAAAAATTTGTATGTTACATTAATTTTATAATTTGTAATGAAAGGGGTTGATTTCGATTGATCACTTAGTGTTATTTTTAAGATATTTAGTAGATGAGCGACATTATTCATTACAAACAGAACACGCCTATGAGGATGATGTCACACATTTTTTTGAGTTTTTGGAAGAAACAGGAAATTCTGACTATTTAAACATCACGTTTCAAGATGCTCGAGTGTATCTAGCTTATCTTCATGATAAAGAATATAGTCGTAATACAATTAGTCGGAAAATTTCGAGTCTTCGGTCATATTATCATTTCTTAATAAAAAATGAGTGGATGACAGACAATCCTTTTAGCTACATACAGATGAAAAAAAAGCAAAGTAAGTTACCAAGCTTTTTATATGAAAAAGAATTGGCTATCTTATTTGAATCGGTTTCTGGTGAATCACCATTAGATAAACGTAATCGAGCGATTTTAGAGTTACTTTATGCTACAGGAATTAGGGTGTCCGAGTGTGTGTCGATTGAATTACGTGATATAGATATGGAAAATTCAATTGTGTTAATAAATGGTAAAGGTGGCAAGCAACGTTATGTGCCGTTTGGTTCGTTTTGTCACGATGCTATTTCTGATTACCTATCAACTACACGTAAAGACTTGATGGAAAAATATCACGAAGAACATGATATTTTATTTATTAATCATCGAGGACAGCCACTAACAGCAAAAGGCGTTCAATATATTTTAGATAATTTAATTAAAAAAAGTAGCTTAACAACGAATATTCATCCGCATATTTTTAGGCATACATTTGCCACGCATTTATTAGATAATGGAGCTGATATGAGAACGGTCCAAGAGTTATTGGGCCATTCAAGTTTATCCTCCACACAGATATATACGCATGTGACAACCAGTGCGTTACAAAAGAATTATCGGAATTTTCATCCGAGAGCTTAATTTAGAATAGGAGAAAAAATTATGGAATATACAACATTTCATTCAACAACAATTTGTGCAGTAGAAAAAGACGGAAAATTCGCAATGGCTGGTGATGGCCAAGTAACAATGGGCGAATCAGTCGTGATGAAAGGGACTGCCAGAAAAGTTAGACGTATCTATAACGATGAAGTGGTCGTAGGATTTGCCGGTAGTGTGGCAGATGCGTTTAACCTTGAAGGAAAATTTGAAGAAAAATTAAATCAATATAAAGGGAATTTAATGCGTGCGGCTGTGGAACTTGCGATGCAATGGAGAAGTGATCGTGCGATGCAAAAATTAGAAGCGATGCTAATCGTAATGAATGATAAAGAGATGCTAGTAGTGTCAGGTACAGGTGAAGTAATCGCACCAGATGACGGTATTTTAGCGATAGGTTCTGGTGGTAACTATGCATTAGCTGCTGCAAGAGCACTTAAACGAGATGGCCGTGAAGATTTAACGGCTGGTGACATCGCAAAAGCTGCGCTAAATGTCGCAGGAGATATTTGTGTTTACACAAACCACAACATTATTGTAGAAGAAATATAGGAGATGACTTTAATGAGTACAGTAACAAAAACACCAAGACAAATTGTAGAAGAATTAGACCAATATATTATTGGACAAAATAAAGCAAAAAAATCTGTAGCGGTGGCATTACGTAATCGTTATCGCCGTATGCAATTAGACGAAGTTATGCAACAAGATATCACGCCTAAAAACTTGCTAATGATTGGACCAACTGGTGTAGGTAAAACAGAAATCGCAAGACGACTTGCTAAAATTGTTAATGCACCATTTGTAAAAGTTGAGGCAACGAAATTTACAGAAGTTGGGTACGTTGGTCGTGATGTTGAGTCAATGGTTCGTGATTTAGTTGAAGCAAGTATTACCATTGTGAAAAAAGACCAATACAGCCAAGTATATTCACAAGCTAAAAAAGCTGCGGAAGATAGATTGGTTAAATTATTAGTACCTGGTATCAAAAAAGAAAAACGTCAATCAACGAACCAATTTGATATGATGATGCAAATGATGAATGGTTTCCAACAAAACAATGACGAAGAAAAAGAAGAAGTGACTGATTCTATCAGAGTAAGCCGTGAAACAGTTCAATCTC contains:
- the xerC gene encoding tyrosine recombinase XerC; protein product: MLFLRYLVDERHYSLQTEHAYEDDVTHFFEFLEETGNSDYLNITFQDARVYLAYLHDKEYSRNTISRKISSLRSYYHFLIKNEWMTDNPFSYIQMKKKQSKLPSFLYEKELAILFESVSGESPLDKRNRAILELLYATGIRVSECVSIELRDIDMENSIVLINGKGGKQRYVPFGSFCHDAISDYLSTTRKDLMEKYHEEHDILFINHRGQPLTAKGVQYILDNLIKKSSLTTNIHPHIFRHTFATHLLDNGADMRTVQELLGHSSLSSTQIYTHVTTSALQKNYRNFHPRA
- the hslV gene encoding ATP-dependent protease subunit HslV; this encodes MEYTTFHSTTICAVEKDGKFAMAGDGQVTMGESVVMKGTARKVRRIYNDEVVVGFAGSVADAFNLEGKFEEKLNQYKGNLMRAAVELAMQWRSDRAMQKLEAMLIVMNDKEMLVVSGTGEVIAPDDGILAIGSGGNYALAAARALKRDGREDLTAGDIAKAALNVAGDICVYTNHNIIVEEI